In Ensifer canadensis, a genomic segment contains:
- the gltB gene encoding glutamate synthase large subunit — protein MTDHTPSQQSGLNLAHTVATAEKTPTFPSGLPRKQGLYDPRNEHDACGVGFVAHLKGEKSHQIVRDGLFMLENLTHRGAVGADPLMGDGAGILVQIPDRFFREEMAKQGVTLPKAGEYGVGYLFMPRDEKLIAHFKDVISEVVAEEGQHVLGFRDVPVDNSSLSKAPDIAATEPHHVQVFIGAGRDAATNAEFERRLFTLRKVISNRIYAEAEGGDLGFYVVSLSTQTIVYKGMFLAYQVGAYYKDLEDERFQSAVALVHQRFSTNTFPSWKLAHPYRMVAHNGEINTLRGNVNWMAARQASVSSPLFGDDISKLWPISYEGQSDTACFDNALEFLVQGGYSLSHAVMMLIPEAWAGNQLMSPERKAFYEYHAALMEPWDGPAAVAFTDGRQIGATLDRNGLRPARYIVTSDDRVILASEAGVLPVDEEKIVKKWRLQPGKMLLIDMEQGRIISDEEVKSSLADKHPYRKWLDDTQLILEELKPVEPRALRRDVSLIDRQQAFGYTLEDTKILMSPMATTGQEAIGSMGTDTPISAMSDKRKLLYTYFKQNFAQVTNPPIDPIREELVMSLVSFIGPRPNLLDHAGMAHAKRLEVRQPILTNGDLEKIRSIGHTEDRFDTKTLDFTYDISRDAEGMPEMLDRLCERAEAAVKGGYNIIVLSDRQVGPDRVAIPALLATAAVHHHLIRKGLRTSVGIVLESGEPREVHHFCLLAGYGAEAINPYLAFDTLTDMHKRGDFPKEVDGSEVVYRYIKAVGKGILKVMSKMGISTYQSYCGAQIFDAVGLSSKLVDQFFFGTATTIEGIGLEEIAAETVARHKAAFGADPVLANTLDIGGEYAYRMRGESHAWTPDAIASLQHAVRGNAEDRYREFAEMVNNSALRMNTIRGLFTVKSAEAAGRKPISVDEVEPATDIVKRFSTGAMSFGSISREAHTTLAIAMNRIGGKSNTGEGGEESDRYLPLPDGSTNPERSAIKQIASGRFGVTTEYLVNADMLQIKVAQGAKPGEGGQLPGHKVDATVAKTRHSTPGVGLISPPPHHDIYSIEDLAQLIYDLKNVNPEADVSVKLVSEVGVGTVAAGVAKARADHITVSGFDGGTGASPLTSLKHAGSPWEIGLAETQQTLVLNGLRSRVALQVDGGLKTGRDVIIGALLGADEFGFATAPLIAAGCIMMRKCHLNTCPVGVATQDPVLRKRFKGTAEHVINYFFFVAEEVREILASLGVRRLDEIIGASELLEKDGALAHWKANGLDFSKIFHKVDAPKAETYWTSRQKHPIDDVLDRTLIEKAKIALETKAPVAFEAKIKNVDRSAGAMLSGVLAKRWGHKGLKDDTIHVTLKGTAGQSFAAFLARGITFDLVGDGNDYVGKGLSGGRIIVRPPENTKIVPENSIIVGNTVLYGAISGECYFNGVAGERFAVRNSGAIAVVEGVGDHGCEYMTGGVVVVLGATGRNFAAGMSGGVAYVLDEEGDFARRCNMAMVELQPVPEEDDMLEKLHHHGGDIMHKGMVDVSGDMTRHDEERLYQLISSHLHHTGSPRAKAILDHWADYRPKFRKVMPVEYRRALEDMERMKMAEAAE, from the coding sequence ATGACGGATCACACGCCATCACAGCAATCTGGGCTCAACCTCGCACACACTGTTGCGACGGCTGAAAAAACGCCCACATTCCCGTCCGGCCTGCCGCGAAAACAGGGTCTCTATGATCCGCGCAACGAACACGATGCCTGCGGCGTCGGCTTCGTCGCGCATCTGAAGGGTGAGAAGTCGCACCAGATCGTGCGCGACGGCCTCTTCATGCTCGAAAACCTGACGCACCGCGGTGCCGTCGGCGCCGACCCGCTGATGGGTGACGGCGCTGGCATCCTCGTGCAGATCCCCGACCGCTTCTTCCGCGAGGAAATGGCCAAGCAGGGCGTTACCCTGCCGAAGGCCGGCGAATATGGCGTCGGCTACCTCTTCATGCCGCGCGACGAAAAGCTGATTGCCCATTTCAAGGACGTGATCAGCGAAGTGGTCGCCGAGGAAGGCCAGCACGTGCTTGGCTTCCGCGACGTGCCGGTCGACAATTCGTCGCTTTCCAAGGCTCCTGATATCGCTGCGACCGAACCGCACCATGTGCAGGTGTTCATCGGTGCCGGCCGCGATGCCGCGACCAACGCCGAATTCGAGCGTCGCCTGTTCACGCTGCGCAAGGTGATCTCCAACCGCATCTATGCGGAAGCGGAAGGCGGCGATCTCGGCTTCTACGTCGTGTCGCTGTCGACGCAGACGATCGTCTACAAGGGCATGTTCCTGGCCTATCAGGTCGGCGCCTACTACAAGGACCTGGAGGACGAGCGCTTCCAGTCGGCCGTCGCCCTGGTTCACCAGCGCTTCTCGACCAACACGTTTCCGTCCTGGAAGCTCGCGCACCCCTATCGCATGGTCGCCCACAACGGCGAAATCAACACGCTGCGCGGCAACGTCAACTGGATGGCGGCGCGCCAGGCTTCCGTGTCCTCGCCGCTCTTCGGCGACGACATCTCCAAGCTCTGGCCGATCTCCTACGAGGGTCAGTCGGACACCGCCTGTTTCGACAACGCGCTCGAATTCCTGGTGCAGGGCGGTTACTCGCTTTCGCATGCGGTGATGATGCTGATCCCCGAAGCCTGGGCCGGCAACCAGCTGATGTCGCCCGAGCGCAAGGCGTTCTACGAATACCACGCAGCGCTGATGGAGCCGTGGGACGGACCGGCAGCCGTGGCCTTCACCGACGGCCGCCAGATCGGCGCGACGCTCGACCGCAACGGTCTGCGTCCGGCCCGCTATATCGTCACATCTGATGATCGCGTCATCCTCGCGTCTGAAGCCGGCGTGCTTCCGGTCGACGAAGAAAAGATCGTCAAGAAGTGGCGCCTGCAGCCGGGCAAGATGCTGCTCATCGACATGGAGCAGGGTCGCATCATCTCCGACGAGGAGGTGAAGTCTTCGCTCGCCGACAAGCATCCTTACCGCAAGTGGCTCGACGATACCCAGCTCATCCTCGAAGAGTTGAAGCCGGTCGAGCCGCGTGCGCTGCGCCGCGACGTTTCCCTGATCGACCGCCAGCAGGCCTTCGGCTACACGCTCGAAGACACCAAGATCCTGATGTCGCCAATGGCCACCACCGGCCAGGAAGCCATCGGCTCGATGGGCACCGACACGCCGATCTCGGCAATGTCCGACAAGCGCAAGCTGCTCTATACCTACTTCAAGCAGAACTTCGCGCAGGTCACCAACCCGCCGATCGACCCGATCCGCGAAGAGCTGGTGATGAGCCTCGTCTCGTTCATCGGCCCGCGCCCGAACCTGCTCGATCATGCCGGCATGGCGCATGCCAAGCGGCTGGAAGTGCGCCAGCCGATCCTGACCAACGGCGATCTGGAAAAGATCCGCTCGATCGGCCATACCGAGGACCGGTTCGACACCAAGACGCTCGACTTCACCTACGACATTTCGCGCGATGCCGAAGGCATGCCGGAAATGCTCGATCGCCTCTGCGAACGTGCGGAAGCGGCGGTCAAGGGTGGCTACAACATCATCGTGCTTTCCGACCGCCAGGTCGGTCCGGACCGCGTCGCGATCCCGGCGCTGCTGGCAACGGCCGCCGTGCACCACCACCTGATCCGCAAGGGCCTGCGCACCTCGGTCGGCATCGTGCTGGAATCCGGCGAACCGCGTGAAGTGCATCACTTCTGCCTGCTCGCCGGCTACGGCGCCGAAGCGATCAACCCGTATCTTGCCTTCGATACGCTGACCGACATGCACAAGCGCGGCGATTTCCCCAAGGAAGTCGACGGCAGCGAAGTGGTCTACCGCTATATCAAGGCGGTGGGTAAGGGCATCCTCAAGGTGATGTCCAAGATGGGCATCTCGACCTACCAGTCCTATTGCGGCGCGCAGATCTTCGATGCTGTCGGCCTGTCGTCGAAGCTGGTCGACCAGTTCTTCTTCGGGACTGCGACGACGATCGAAGGCATCGGCCTTGAAGAGATCGCGGCCGAAACCGTCGCCCGCCACAAGGCAGCCTTCGGTGCCGATCCGGTGCTTGCCAACACGCTCGATATCGGTGGCGAATATGCCTACCGCATGCGCGGCGAAAGCCACGCCTGGACGCCGGATGCGATCGCCTCGCTGCAGCATGCCGTGCGCGGCAATGCAGAGGATCGCTATCGCGAATTTGCCGAGATGGTGAACAACTCGGCGCTCAGGATGAACACGATCCGTGGCCTGTTCACCGTCAAGAGTGCGGAGGCTGCCGGCCGCAAGCCGATCTCCGTCGACGAGGTCGAGCCGGCCACCGACATCGTCAAGCGCTTCTCGACGGGCGCCATGTCCTTCGGCTCGATCAGCCGCGAGGCGCATACGACGCTGGCAATCGCCATGAACCGGATCGGCGGCAAGTCGAACACCGGCGAAGGCGGCGAGGAAAGCGACCGCTACCTGCCGCTGCCCGATGGCTCGACCAACCCGGAACGGTCGGCGATCAAGCAGATCGCCTCCGGCCGCTTCGGCGTGACCACCGAGTATCTTGTTAATGCCGACATGCTGCAGATCAAGGTGGCCCAGGGCGCCAAGCCCGGCGAGGGCGGGCAGCTGCCCGGCCATAAGGTGGATGCGACCGTCGCCAAGACCCGGCATTCGACGCCGGGCGTCGGCCTGATTTCGCCGCCGCCGCACCACGACATCTACTCGATCGAAGATCTGGCGCAGCTGATCTACGACCTGAAGAACGTCAACCCTGAAGCCGATGTTTCGGTCAAGCTGGTCTCGGAAGTGGGCGTCGGCACGGTTGCTGCCGGTGTCGCCAAGGCGCGCGCCGACCACATCACCGTTTCCGGTTTCGACGGCGGCACCGGCGCATCGCCGCTGACGTCGTTGAAACACGCCGGCAGCCCCTGGGAAATCGGCCTTGCCGAAACTCAGCAGACGCTGGTGCTGAACGGCCTTCGGTCGCGCGTTGCCCTTCAGGTCGATGGTGGCCTGAAGACCGGCCGCGACGTGATCATCGGCGCGCTTCTCGGCGCCGACGAGTTCGGTTTTGCCACCGCGCCGCTGATTGCGGCCGGCTGCATCATGATGCGCAAGTGCCACCTCAACACCTGTCCTGTCGGTGTCGCGACCCAGGATCCGGTGCTGCGCAAGCGCTTCAAGGGCACGGCCGAGCACGTCATCAACTACTTCTTCTTCGTTGCAGAGGAAGTGCGCGAGATCCTCGCCTCGCTCGGCGTGCGCAGGCTCGATGAAATCATCGGTGCTTCCGAACTCTTGGAGAAGGACGGCGCGCTCGCCCACTGGAAGGCCAACGGTCTCGATTTCTCGAAGATCTTCCACAAGGTCGACGCTCCGAAGGCGGAGACCTACTGGACCAGCCGCCAGAAGCACCCGATCGACGACGTGCTCGACCGAACGCTGATCGAGAAGGCCAAGATCGCCTTGGAAACCAAGGCGCCCGTCGCCTTCGAAGCCAAGATCAAGAACGTCGACCGGTCGGCCGGCGCCATGCTTTCGGGTGTGCTTGCCAAGCGCTGGGGCCACAAGGGCCTGAAGGACGATACGATCCACGTCACCCTCAAGGGTACGGCGGGCCAATCCTTCGCCGCCTTCCTGGCGCGCGGCATCACCTTCGACCTGGTGGGCGACGGCAACGACTATGTCGGCAAGGGGCTTTCCGGTGGCCGTATCATCGTCCGGCCGCCTGAAAACACCAAAATCGTGCCCGAAAACTCGATCATCGTCGGCAACACCGTGCTTTACGGCGCGATCTCCGGCGAATGCTACTTCAACGGTGTTGCCGGCGAACGCTTCGCCGTGCGCAATTCCGGTGCCATTGCGGTCGTCGAAGGCGTGGGCGACCACGGCTGCGAATACATGACCGGCGGTGTCGTCGTCGTTCTCGGCGCGACGGGCCGCAACTTCGCGGCCGGCATGTCCGGCGGTGTTGCCTATGTGCTGGACGAGGAAGGCGATTTCGCCCGCCGCTGCAACATGGCGATGGTCGAACTGCAGCCGGTGCCCGAAGAAGACGACATGCTCGAGAAGCTGCATCATCACGGCGGCGACATCATGCACAAGGGCATGGTCGACGTGTCCGGCGATATGACGCGCCACGACGAGGAGCGGCTCTATCAGCTGATCTCCAGCCACCTGCACCACACGGGCTCGCCCCGGGCAAAGGCGATCCTCGACCATTGGGCAGACTACCGGCCGAAATTCCGCAAGGTCATGCCGGTCGAATATCGTCGTGCGCTCGAAGACATGGAACGCATGAAAATGGCAGAGGCGGCCGAATAG
- a CDS encoding threonine aldolase family protein — protein sequence MIFSSDNWAGAHPAIAQSLVTHADGYTSAYGTSELDRKVERKLSEVFERDVAVFFVGTGTAANSLALASTSRAGGVAFCHREAHVTADECGAPEFFTHGSRLKPVDGKHGKMDASRLEAEIRRYPLDNVHGGQPMAVTLTQATESGTVYALDEIEAIAAVANAHKLPLHMDGARFANALVSLDATPAEMTWKRGVDLVSFGGTKNGCWCAEALVLFDLSKAHEMHFLRKRSAQLFSKSRFVSAQFDAYLEGGLWLDLARHSNAMARRLANGIAASRNSRLGWPVEANEVFVILKKDVATKLQEQGAVFYDWPVPHELAGSLAADEGLYRLVTSFATKMDDVDRFVAAC from the coding sequence ATGATTTTTTCCTCTGACAACTGGGCTGGCGCCCACCCTGCCATCGCCCAGAGCCTCGTGACCCATGCCGACGGCTACACCTCCGCCTACGGCACCAGTGAGCTCGACCGGAAGGTGGAGAGGAAACTGTCGGAGGTTTTCGAGCGCGATGTCGCAGTCTTCTTCGTCGGCACGGGAACGGCCGCCAATTCGCTGGCGCTCGCCAGCACCAGCCGCGCCGGCGGCGTCGCGTTCTGCCACCGCGAAGCGCACGTGACGGCCGACGAGTGCGGCGCTCCGGAATTCTTCACCCATGGATCGAGGTTGAAGCCCGTCGACGGCAAACATGGCAAGATGGACGCATCGCGCCTTGAGGCGGAAATTCGCCGCTACCCGCTCGACAATGTCCATGGCGGTCAGCCGATGGCGGTCACGCTGACGCAAGCGACCGAAAGCGGCACCGTCTACGCACTCGATGAGATCGAGGCGATTGCCGCGGTCGCCAATGCACACAAGCTGCCGCTGCACATGGACGGCGCCCGCTTTGCCAATGCGCTGGTCAGCCTCGATGCCACACCGGCCGAGATGACCTGGAAGCGTGGCGTCGATCTCGTTTCCTTCGGCGGCACGAAGAACGGCTGCTGGTGCGCCGAGGCCCTTGTCCTCTTTGATCTTTCGAAGGCGCACGAGATGCATTTCCTGCGCAAGCGCTCGGCTCAGTTGTTCTCGAAATCGCGCTTCGTCTCGGCCCAGTTCGACGCCTACCTCGAAGGCGGTCTCTGGCTCGACCTCGCCCGGCATTCCAACGCCATGGCCCGGCGTCTTGCCAACGGCATCGCCGCTTCGCGCAACAGCCGGCTCGGTTGGCCGGTCGAAGCCAACGAGGTCTTCGTCATCCTGAAAAAGGACGTGGCGACGAAACTGCAGGAGCAAGGCGCCGTTTTCTACGACTGGCCGGTTCCGCACGAACTCGCCGGAAGCCTCGCGGCCGACGAGGGCCTCTATCGCCTGGTGACGAGCTTTGCGACCAAGATGGACGACGTCGATCGCTTCGTCGCAGCCTGCTGA
- a CDS encoding LysR substrate-binding domain-containing protein produces the protein MLDLVQLRSFVALEQMGSFTLAAERLALGQSTVSQHIQRLEASLGRKLVARDTHRVSLTTDGQALLAHARSMLAIDDEVKALFAESSLRGRLRLGMSEDFVTSRLPGVLEDFVRAHPSVELELTVALSGVLYHMQDGGEIDLVLAKRRLGDPRGELVYREPLVWLARDPERVKRDRVLPLIAFPPPSITRSVALEVLDRHRLPWRIVCTCGSLSGLTAAAQAGMGVLVQPRSMAPQGLREIPTGTLPPLEDVEFVLVPSKGADQKLIAALSTEILSKVRTLQGQA, from the coding sequence ATGCTCGACCTCGTGCAACTGCGCAGCTTCGTTGCGCTCGAACAGATGGGCAGCTTCACCCTCGCGGCCGAGAGACTGGCGCTTGGCCAGTCGACGGTCAGTCAACATATTCAAAGGCTTGAGGCGTCGCTCGGGCGCAAGCTCGTTGCCCGCGACACGCACCGGGTCTCGTTGACGACGGATGGTCAGGCCCTGCTTGCCCATGCGCGTTCGATGCTGGCGATCGACGACGAGGTCAAGGCGCTGTTTGCCGAAAGCAGTCTGCGCGGACGATTACGGCTGGGCATGTCGGAGGATTTCGTCACCAGCCGGTTGCCGGGCGTGCTCGAAGATTTCGTTCGCGCCCATCCGTCGGTGGAGCTCGAATTGACGGTAGCACTCAGCGGCGTGCTCTACCATATGCAGGATGGTGGCGAGATCGATCTGGTGCTGGCAAAGCGGCGGCTGGGCGATCCGCGCGGCGAACTGGTCTATCGCGAGCCGCTGGTCTGGTTGGCGCGTGATCCCGAGCGTGTGAAGCGTGACAGGGTGCTGCCGTTGATCGCCTTTCCGCCGCCGAGCATCACGCGCAGCGTGGCGCTCGAGGTGCTCGACCGGCATCGGCTGCCATGGCGGATCGTCTGCACCTGCGGCAGCCTCAGCGGGCTGACGGCCGCCGCCCAAGCGGGCATGGGCGTGCTCGTCCAGCCGCGCAGTATGGCGCCGCAGGGCCTGCGGGAAATACCCACCGGCACCTTGCCGCCGCTGGAGGATGTCGAGTTCGTACTGGTTCCCAGCAAGGGCGCCGACCAGAAGCTGATCGCGGCGCTCTCGACCGAGATTTTGTCGAAGGTGAGGACGTTACAGGGCCAGGCGTGA
- a CDS encoding bile acid:sodium symporter family protein has protein sequence MGRYLPDTFTLLLLLTVLLASMLPIHGEATAWFAMATKVAVGLVFFLHGARLSRDVVVAGFLHWRLHLAILASTFVLFPLIGLVVGFVPSSVLPPALYTGILFLCVLPSTVQSSIAFTSVAGGNVPAAICSASASNIFGMFLTPLLVGLLFSAGGHGGVSLDALEQILLQLLAPFIAGQLLQPWIGGWIRARKGLLAPVDRGSILMVVYLAFSQAVTSGLWQTFSLADLGVLVAIEIVMLALVLAVTMFGSRLFGFNRADEIAITFCGSKKSLASGIPMASAIFAGQNIGAIVLPVMLFHQIQLMACAVIAQRYAARKELDAIAEPVRP, from the coding sequence ATGGGCCGCTATCTTCCCGACACCTTCACCCTGCTCCTGCTTCTCACCGTGCTTCTGGCATCGATGCTGCCGATCCATGGCGAGGCGACGGCCTGGTTCGCCATGGCAACGAAGGTGGCGGTCGGCCTGGTCTTCTTCCTGCATGGCGCAAGATTGTCGCGCGATGTCGTCGTAGCCGGCTTCCTGCATTGGCGGCTGCATCTGGCGATCCTGGCATCGACCTTCGTGCTGTTCCCGCTGATCGGCCTCGTCGTCGGCTTCGTACCGTCATCGGTCCTGCCGCCGGCGCTCTATACCGGCATCCTCTTCCTCTGCGTCCTGCCCTCGACCGTGCAATCGTCGATCGCCTTCACGTCGGTTGCCGGCGGCAATGTCCCGGCAGCAATCTGCTCAGCGTCCGCCTCCAACATCTTCGGCATGTTCCTGACGCCGCTTCTCGTCGGTCTCCTATTTTCCGCCGGCGGCCATGGCGGTGTGTCGCTGGATGCCCTTGAGCAGATCCTGCTGCAGCTGCTGGCACCGTTCATCGCCGGTCAATTGTTGCAGCCGTGGATCGGCGGCTGGATCCGGGCGCGCAAGGGCCTGCTTGCGCCCGTCGACCGCGGTTCGATCCTCATGGTCGTCTATCTGGCCTTCAGCCAGGCCGTCACATCGGGGCTATGGCAGACCTTTTCGCTTGCCGATCTCGGGGTGCTGGTCGCGATCGAGATCGTCATGCTGGCGCTGGTACTCGCCGTCACCATGTTCGGCAGCCGCCTCTTCGGTTTCAACCGCGCCGACGAGATCGCCATTACCTTCTGCGGCTCGAAGAAGAGCCTTGCGAGCGGCATCCCGATGGCAAGCGCCATCTTCGCCGGCCAGAACATCGGTGCGATCGTGCTGCCGGTCATGCTCTTCCACCAGATCCAGCTGATGGCCTGCGCGGTGATTGCCCAGCGTTACGCCGCCCGCAAAGAGCTGGACGCCATCGCCGAACCCGTCCGCCCCTAA
- a CDS encoding Hsp20 family protein, whose product MRHVDFSPLYRSTVGFDRLFTMLDSLGQPDQAQTYPPYNIERTGENAYRITMAVAGFDETELSIEAREHTLTIKGEKSEDKAEENQFLHRGIAKRAFERRFQLADHVEIKSASLKNGLLHIDLTREIPEAAKPRRIDITSVASQPKQIEAQNL is encoded by the coding sequence ATGCGTCACGTTGATTTTTCCCCCCTCTATCGCTCCACCGTCGGCTTCGACCGCCTCTTCACGATGCTCGACAGCCTCGGCCAGCCTGACCAGGCTCAGACCTATCCGCCCTATAACATCGAGCGCACCGGCGAAAACGCCTACCGCATCACCATGGCGGTTGCCGGCTTCGACGAAACCGAACTGTCGATCGAAGCGCGCGAACATACGCTGACAATCAAGGGCGAAAAGAGCGAGGACAAGGCCGAAGAAAACCAGTTCCTGCATCGCGGTATTGCCAAGCGCGCCTTCGAGCGTCGCTTCCAGCTTGCCGACCATGTGGAGATCAAGTCCGCTTCGCTGAAGAATGGCCTGCTGCACATCGACCTCACCCGCGAGATCCCGGAAGCAGCCAAGCCGCGCCGGATCGACATTACGTCGGTCGCATCGCAGCCGAAGCAGATCGAGGCCCAGAACCTCTAA
- a CDS encoding alpha/beta fold hydrolase: MTTILRSTPDNPIPDNHVAGFFDGAGGRKIRYAIFKTRTPVARGTVVLLQGRNESIEKYFETIAELNAAGLWVATFDWRGQAGSERLLPEAGRGHVERFSYYERDLTTFLEQIVLPDTRLPFSIVAHSMGALVALSLAPMLSSRIDRLVVLAPFVGLGGQIIGERSIASMATVMRWVGLGRLPLHADKGNRPFENNVLTADRRRFARNLALTEAYPELRLGPPSARWLTEAFRAMRRVARREHLTRITLPTIILAPTADRLVPHVAVEWLARNFRAAHMIPIDGARHELLHEADRYRAQAMAAILAFVIPDKDDKDEGEAA, encoded by the coding sequence ATGACCACGATCCTCCGCTCCACACCGGATAATCCGATACCGGACAATCACGTGGCGGGCTTCTTCGATGGAGCCGGTGGCCGCAAGATCCGCTACGCCATCTTCAAGACCAGGACGCCGGTTGCGCGCGGCACCGTGGTGCTGCTGCAGGGCCGCAACGAATCGATCGAGAAATACTTCGAGACCATCGCCGAACTCAACGCCGCCGGCCTCTGGGTCGCAACCTTCGACTGGCGCGGCCAGGCGGGCTCGGAGCGGCTCTTGCCCGAGGCCGGGCGCGGCCATGTCGAGCGCTTCTCCTATTACGAGCGCGATCTGACCACCTTCCTCGAACAGATCGTGCTGCCGGATACCCGGCTGCCGTTTTCGATTGTCGCCCACTCCATGGGCGCGCTGGTCGCGCTGTCGCTCGCGCCCATGCTTTCGAGCCGCATCGATCGCCTGGTGGTGCTTGCCCCCTTTGTCGGCCTCGGTGGCCAGATAATTGGCGAACGCAGCATCGCCAGCATGGCAACGGTGATGCGCTGGGTCGGTCTCGGGCGGCTGCCATTGCATGCCGACAAAGGCAATCGCCCCTTTGAAAACAACGTGCTGACCGCCGACCGCCGGCGCTTTGCGCGCAACCTGGCCTTGACCGAAGCCTATCCGGAATTGCGACTTGGGCCGCCGTCGGCGCGCTGGTTGACCGAAGCGTTTCGTGCAATGCGCCGCGTCGCCCGACGGGAACATCTGACCCGCATCACCCTGCCGACGATCATCCTGGCGCCGACAGCCGACCGGCTGGTGCCGCATGTCGCCGTCGAGTGGCTGGCGCGCAATTTCCGCGCCGCCCACATGATCCCGATCGACGGTGCGCGCCACGAACTGCTGCACGAGGCCGATCGTTATCGCGCCCAGGCCATGGCGGCCATTCTTGCTTTCGTCATTCCCGATAAGGACGACAAGGACGAAGGCGAAGCGGCCTGA
- the hisN gene encoding histidinol-phosphatase, giving the protein MLPDRSFFDRLADAAKAETLPRFRIGTSVVNKLEGGFDPVTEADQSAEAAIRALIEENFPGHGILGEEHGNVGLDREYVWVIDPIDGTRAFISGLPVWGTLIGLYRNGDAVMGLMDQPFTGERFFADGKQALYRGPDGDKVLSTRTCDALSDAVLFTTSPHLYTGDNKTRFEALQDKVRLFRYGCDCYAFALLAAGHVDLVIECGLKPYDVGGLIPLIEQAGGIVTNWQGGPAEMGGEVIAAGSAELHAQALEILKG; this is encoded by the coding sequence ATGCTGCCCGACCGCTCCTTTTTCGATCGTCTCGCCGATGCCGCCAAGGCGGAAACCTTGCCGCGCTTTCGCATCGGCACGAGCGTCGTCAACAAGCTCGAGGGCGGTTTCGATCCGGTGACCGAGGCCGATCAGTCGGCTGAGGCCGCGATCCGCGCTCTGATCGAGGAGAATTTCCCCGGTCACGGTATCCTCGGCGAGGAGCATGGCAATGTCGGGCTCGATCGCGAATATGTCTGGGTGATCGATCCGATCGATGGCACGCGCGCCTTCATCTCCGGCCTGCCGGTCTGGGGCACGCTGATCGGTCTTTATCGCAACGGCGATGCGGTGATGGGCCTGATGGATCAGCCATTTACCGGCGAACGCTTCTTTGCCGACGGCAAGCAGGCGCTCTACCGTGGACCCGACGGCGACAAGGTGCTGTCGACCCGCACTTGCGACGCGCTTTCAGATGCCGTGCTGTTTACGACCTCGCCGCATCTCTACACCGGCGACAACAAGACCCGCTTCGAGGCGCTGCAGGACAAGGTGCGGCTGTTCCGCTACGGTTGTGATTGCTATGCCTTCGCGCTGCTTGCGGCCGGTCATGTCGACCTGGTCATCGAGTGCGGGCTCAAGCCCTATGACGTCGGCGGCCTTATCCCGTTGATCGAGCAGGCTGGCGGCATCGTCACCAACTGGCAGGGCGGCCCGGCGGAAATGGGTGGCGAAGTCATCGCTGCCGGCAGCGCCGAACTGCATGCGCAGGCGCTGGAAATTCTCAAAGGCTGA